The Candidatus Kapaibacterium sp. genome has a window encoding:
- a CDS encoding proline dehydrogenase family protein, whose amino-acid sequence MLNQIIIKTMPFIPKSIIYLFAKKYIAGPELKDAVTVTQELMKINGSSTIDVLGEFVTDKGRATLEKNMSIEVLDAVQANALDTYLSVKPTSLGLGLDFDFGMSNIREIISIAKSKGIFVRLDMENSPHTTATLEVYKKLRDEGFDNVGFVIQAYMRRSMDDVTALLEYKPSIRLCKGIYNEAESIAYKGYEEIRTNFKNLLDLMLDNGLYVGIATHDEALIQYGLKKVAEKKLNRDEYEFQMLLGVRENRRDELLKQGHRVRIYIPFGHDWYGYSSRRLKENPQMVGHIVKSIFGLNQN is encoded by the coding sequence ATGCTGAATCAGATAATAATCAAAACTATGCCTTTTATCCCAAAATCAATCATCTATTTGTTTGCTAAGAAGTATATTGCCGGACCTGAACTCAAAGATGCAGTCACTGTAACTCAAGAATTAATGAAAATAAACGGCTCAAGCACAATTGATGTTCTGGGCGAATTTGTAACTGACAAAGGCAGAGCCACACTCGAGAAAAACATGAGTATTGAGGTATTGGATGCCGTACAAGCCAATGCACTCGACACTTACCTTTCCGTGAAGCCAACTTCATTGGGTCTCGGGCTGGATTTCGATTTCGGAATGAGCAATATCAGAGAAATTATAAGTATCGCCAAATCGAAAGGTATTTTTGTTCGTTTAGACATGGAAAATTCACCACATACAACCGCAACATTGGAAGTTTATAAAAAACTTCGGGATGAAGGCTTCGATAACGTTGGATTCGTTATCCAAGCCTATATGAGACGCAGTATGGATGATGTGACTGCATTACTTGAATACAAACCGAGCATCAGACTTTGCAAAGGCATATATAACGAAGCGGAATCAATCGCTTACAAGGGTTACGAGGAAATCAGGACTAATTTCAAGAATTTGCTCGACCTAATGTTAGATAATGGGCTTTACGTCGGGATTGCAACTCATGATGAAGCATTGATTCAGTACGGATTAAAAAAAGTTGCCGAAAAGAAGCTCAATCGTGATGAATACGAATTCCAAATGTTACTTGGAGTTAGAGAAAATCGTCGCGACGAATTGCTCAAACAAGGTCATAGAGTTCGTATTTATATACCGTTCGGACATGATTGGTATGGATATTCGTCACGCCGCTTAAAAGAAAATCCACAAATGGTAGGTCATATAGTAAAATCAATTTTCGGACTAAATCAAAACTAA
- a CDS encoding endonuclease/exonuclease/phosphatase family protein, protein MINRIFFALSLLFVFSCSSKPAKYEFETIRIATFNIEWLGDGIDDKKMREESDYLRIAEVIEKLDADLIGVQEIENEKALLKLMVHLPDFSYVMGNTGWIQNPAIIFRKNIDVRFVSNYQPLAVKENKTRPGLWVKVRKKNFDFHMMVVHFKATSSFDNTPELRAESFQLRQLQSKALRKWADSLVTSGTEQDIIIIGDFNDNPNRANMRNLEQLVHDGEFSFLTQDMGSCKNPRWDLIDHIVANKSAKNRYVEGSEFVYDIFQSHWEHQAVMISDHCPVLVSFEIETPDND, encoded by the coding sequence ATGATAAATAGAATATTTTTCGCTTTGTCGCTTTTGTTTGTATTTTCTTGCAGTTCTAAGCCTGCAAAATATGAATTTGAAACAATTCGGATTGCTACATTCAACATTGAATGGCTCGGCGATGGTATAGATGACAAGAAAATGCGTGAGGAGTCAGATTACTTACGCATTGCCGAAGTCATTGAAAAGTTGGATGCCGACTTAATTGGTGTGCAAGAAATCGAAAATGAAAAGGCATTGCTCAAACTTATGGTTCATTTGCCGGATTTCAGCTATGTGATGGGCAATACGGGCTGGATACAGAATCCGGCTATAATTTTCCGCAAAAATATTGACGTCAGGTTTGTAAGCAATTATCAGCCACTGGCAGTAAAGGAAAACAAAACACGCCCGGGTCTTTGGGTAAAAGTGCGAAAAAAGAACTTCGATTTTCATATGATGGTTGTGCATTTCAAAGCGACATCTTCATTTGACAATACACCCGAATTAAGAGCCGAAAGCTTCCAATTACGCCAACTTCAATCGAAAGCTCTCAGAAAATGGGCTGATTCACTCGTTACATCAGGAACAGAGCAAGACATCATTATTATTGGCGATTTTAACGACAACCCGAATCGTGCTAATATGCGAAACTTAGAGCAATTAGTGCATGATGGCGAATTTTCTTTTCTTACTCAAGATATGGGCAGTTGCAAAAATCCACGATGGGACTTGATTGACCATATAGTTGCAAACAAAAGTGCAAAAAACAGATACGTCGAAGGCTCAGAATTTGTTTACGATATATTCCAAAGTCATTGGGAACATCAAGCAGTAATGATTTCTGACCACTGTCCGGTTTTGGTATCATTTGAAATCGAAACGCCCGACAACGATTAG
- the tmk gene encoding dTMP kinase translates to MFITFEGIDGSGKSTQIKLLQDYIESCGNKTVIIREPGGTAFSELIREILLNKDIEINPVSELLLFEAARANLTQQVIIPALKNGFYVLCDRFYDSTTAYQGYGRELNLDDVLNCHKIATFGIKPDVTFYLKLSLDESLERSAHKKPDRMERAGREFFQRVLEGFDAIAQTEPERFVIIDATGDIEETHRKIVSFIEVKSHNK, encoded by the coding sequence ATGTTTATAACATTTGAGGGAATAGACGGCAGTGGCAAAAGCACACAAATTAAACTTTTGCAGGATTATATCGAATCTTGCGGCAATAAAACTGTCATAATACGTGAGCCCGGCGGTACGGCTTTTTCGGAATTAATCAGAGAGATTTTGCTAAACAAAGATATCGAAATCAATCCCGTTTCCGAATTATTGCTTTTCGAAGCTGCACGAGCAAATCTCACCCAACAAGTTATAATTCCTGCTCTGAAAAATGGGTTCTATGTGCTTTGCGATAGATTCTACGATTCGACAACCGCATACCAAGGTTATGGCAGAGAGTTAAATCTCGACGATGTGCTAAATTGCCACAAAATAGCAACTTTCGGTATCAAGCCTGATGTGACATTCTACCTAAAATTGTCTTTAGATGAATCGTTGGAACGTTCGGCACATAAAAAGCCGGATAGAATGGAAAGAGCCGGACGCGAATTTTTCCAACGTGTACTTGAGGGTTTCGATGCAATTGCACAAACCGAACCTGAAAGATTTGTGATAATTGACGCTACGGGAGATATTGAAGAAACACATAGGAAAATCGTGTCGTTTATTGAAGTGAAATCCCACAACAAATAA
- a CDS encoding bifunctional homocysteine S-methyltransferase/methylenetetrahydrofolate reductase, whose protein sequence is MLDRETILDRIRNSVLLFDGGFGTELYNRGVFINRCYDEVNLTNPTLVKQIHEDYKRAGADVIQTNTFGANRYKLAKFQLADKLYTINFEGARLARAVAEDDINVAGSIGPLGIKIEPLGPTSREEAKLAFTEQIEALLAGGVDMLIFETFIYPEELQIATEAAREICDLPIIAEMTIDEDGTSLTGAEPEFIIKQMELLKADAIGVNSTVGPQVMLKWLETVRPLTKMPLSVMPSAGKPKNIDGRNLYLTSPEYMGEYAKHFIQAGANVIGGCVGTGPEHIKRMRNMLNAIKPEISKRKFEFLEIKRPDDVVTIESPDKSRFARRLSAGHFVTSVELLPPHGLGSKAVIDKARELFYHGIDCINIPDGPRASARMSAMSLAVQIQNIVGIETILHYVCRDRNVIGIQSDLLGSYALGLKNILAITGDPPKLGNYPDATAVFDVDSIGLVNIINRLNHGLDIAGNPIGEPTGYFCGVGANPGAVNLEEELARLDWKINAGAEYIITQPVFDLNVFENFLDRIKHVDIPVIAGLWPLTSIRNAEFMNNEIPGCDVPDKILGRLRKHQDSKEDSLKEGIEIARETLEIMKDYIAGVQISAPFGRVQSVINVLDGIQLY, encoded by the coding sequence ATGTTAGATAGAGAAACAATATTAGATAGAATTCGGAACAGTGTGCTATTATTCGATGGCGGATTTGGCACCGAACTGTATAATCGGGGAGTGTTCATCAACCGTTGCTATGATGAGGTCAACCTCACTAATCCGACCTTGGTGAAGCAAATTCATGAAGATTACAAACGTGCCGGTGCAGACGTCATTCAGACGAATACTTTCGGTGCAAATAGATATAAATTAGCGAAATTTCAGTTAGCAGATAAATTATACACAATCAACTTTGAAGGCGCCAGGCTTGCAAGAGCTGTAGCGGAAGATGACATCAACGTGGCGGGTTCTATCGGTCCATTAGGCATCAAAATTGAACCGCTCGGACCAACTTCTCGCGAAGAAGCAAAATTAGCCTTTACTGAGCAAATTGAAGCTCTGCTCGCAGGTGGGGTGGACATGCTAATTTTCGAGACTTTCATCTATCCTGAAGAATTACAAATTGCTACTGAAGCTGCTCGTGAAATTTGTGATTTGCCGATTATCGCAGAAATGACCATTGATGAAGACGGCACATCTCTGACCGGTGCTGAACCTGAGTTCATCATCAAGCAAATGGAATTGCTCAAAGCTGATGCAATCGGAGTAAATTCGACCGTCGGACCGCAAGTCATGCTCAAATGGCTCGAAACTGTTCGCCCGTTGACCAAAATGCCACTTTCAGTTATGCCATCGGCAGGTAAGCCCAAAAATATTGACGGTAGAAATCTATATCTTACCTCGCCTGAATATATGGGCGAATACGCAAAACATTTCATCCAAGCAGGAGCAAATGTTATCGGCGGCTGTGTAGGTACAGGACCAGAGCATATCAAACGTATGCGGAATATGCTCAATGCTATCAAACCGGAAATCAGCAAACGAAAATTTGAATTTCTCGAAATCAAACGCCCTGATGATGTTGTGACAATCGAATCACCGGACAAATCCAGATTTGCCAGACGACTGAGTGCCGGGCATTTTGTGACTTCGGTGGAGCTTTTGCCTCCTCACGGACTTGGTTCCAAAGCCGTGATTGACAAAGCTCGCGAATTGTTTTATCACGGTATAGATTGCATCAATATTCCCGATGGTCCGCGTGCAAGTGCGAGAATGTCGGCAATGTCATTGGCAGTGCAAATCCAAAATATTGTCGGAATCGAAACGATTCTTCATTATGTTTGCAGAGACCGAAATGTAATCGGCATCCAATCCGATTTGCTTGGCTCATATGCTTTGGGCTTGAAAAATATTCTTGCAATTACGGGAGACCCACCCAAATTAGGCAATTACCCCGATGCTACTGCAGTTTTCGATGTTGATTCAATAGGTTTAGTCAATATTATAAACAGATTGAATCACGGGCTCGACATTGCGGGAAATCCAATTGGCGAACCTACGGGATATTTCTGTGGTGTCGGCGCCAATCCCGGTGCTGTGAATCTTGAAGAAGAATTAGCTCGTCTTGACTGGAAAATCAATGCCGGAGCGGAATATATCATCACTCAGCCTGTATTCGATTTGAATGTGTTCGAGAATTTTCTTGATAGAATAAAACATGTTGATATTCCTGTGATTGCAGGGCTCTGGCCCCTGACTTCCATCAGAAATGCCGAATTCATGAACAACGAAATTCCTGGATGCGACGTACCCGATAAAATTTTGGGTAGATTACGCAAGCATCAGGATTCTAAAGAAGATTCATTGAAAGAAGGAATTGAAATCGCTCGCGAAACGCTCGAAATCATGAAAGACTACATTGCCGGTGTGCAGATTTCCGCACCTTTCGGTCGCGTACAGAGCGTTATCAACGTACTCGACGGGATTCAGCTATACTAA